The following proteins are encoded in a genomic region of Coffea eugenioides isolate CCC68of chromosome 6, Ceug_1.0, whole genome shotgun sequence:
- the LOC113776529 gene encoding glutathione S-transferase U21-like isoform X1, producing MDEVWRDKNPFMPSDPIRKAQARFWADFVDKKVFTVGRKTWATKGEDLEAANMEFIETYKILEGELGDKPYFGGANFGTKYQKPLILLHI from the exons ATGGATGAAGTATGGCGGGATAAAAATCCTTTCATGCCATCTGACCCCATCAGGAAAGCTCAAGCCAGGTTCTGGGCTGACTTTGTTGATAAAAAG GTTTTTACTGTAGGAAGAAAAACTTGGGCTACAAAGGGAGAAGATCTGGAGGCAGCTAATATGGAATTCATAGAGACCTACAAAATTTTGGAAGGAGAACTTGGAGACAAGCCTTActttggaggtgcaaactttgG GACAAAGTACCAAAAACCATTAATTCTTCTTCACATTTAG
- the LOC113776528 gene encoding glucan endo-1,3-beta-glucosidase, acidic-like — MAGAEQQFKAAMFVIGLLLLATLDYTGAQTGVCYGRLGSNLPSPADVVALCNQNNIKRMRIYDPDQSTLQALGGSNIEVILGVPNTALQNVAASQDNANTWVQNNVRNYPNVKFRYIAVGNEVSPIKGDTAQYANFVLPAIQNIFNAISAAGLGIKVSTAVETELVGNNFPPSAGTFKPEVQNFINPIVQFLASKGTPLLVNVYPYFAYIYNSQNIALEYALFTSSGITTPDGVKYQNLLDALLDATYSALERAGGQSVEIVVSETGWPSDGGQATSIDNARTYNTNLIRHVNGNSGTPKRPGRAIETYIFDLFDEDQKSPDSEKHFGLFLPNRQPKYPISF, encoded by the exons ATGGCTGGTGCGGAACAACAATTCAAGGCCGCTATGTTTGTTATTGGGCTGCTGCTACTTGCAACGCTTGATTATACAG GGGCTCAAACAGGCGTTTGCTATGGAAGGCTTGGGAGTAATCTTCCATCTCCAGCAGATGTTGTAGCCCTTTGCAACCAGAACAACATCAAAAGAATGCGAATCTACGATCCTGATCAATCCACTCTTCAAGCCCTAGGAGGTTCAAATATCGAAGTCATTCTTGGGGTTCCCAACACTGCTCTTCAGAACGTTGCTGCAAGCCAAGATAATGCAAATACTTGGGTTCAAAACAATGTAAGGAATTATCCCAATGTCAAATTCAGGTACATCGCAGTTGGAAATGAAGTCAGCCCAATAAAGGGCGACACAGCTCAATACGCAAACTTTGTTCTCCCTGCCATCCAAAACATCTTCAACGCAATTTCTGCGGCAGGGCTAGGCATCAAAGTTTCCACTGCTGTTGAAACTGAACTTGTTGGAAATAATTTTCCTCCATCAGCTGGCACTTTCAAACCTGAAGTCCAAAATTTTATCAATCCCATTGTTCAGTTCTTAGCTAGCAAAGGCACCCCATTACTCGTTAACGTGTATCCATACTTTGCCTACATATACAATTCCCAGAACATAGCTCTTGAATATGCTCTTTTTACATCTTCGGGCATTACCACACCAGATGGTGTGAAATATCAAAATCTTCTTGATGCTCTCTTGGATGCAACATATTCAGCGCTCGAAAGGGCCGGAGGCCAATCTGTCGAAATTGTTGTATCAGAGACTGGTTGGCCATCAGATGGAGGACAAGCGACATCAATAGACAATGCCAGGACTTACAACACTAACCTGATTCGGCATGTCAATGGGAATTCTGGAACCCCAAAAAGGCCTGGAAGAGCTATTGAGACTTACATTTTTGATTTGTTTGATGAAGATCAAAAGAGTCCAGACTCTGAGAAGCATTTTGGGCTCTTTCTTCCAAATAGGCAGCCAAAGTACCCAATCAGCTTCTAA
- the LOC113776526 gene encoding glucan endo-1,3-beta-glucosidase, acidic-like: protein MHLPSYPFCKRGAQFVAHQVVLEYCLFHYPWLVKNNNSEFTATMFVIGLLLLATLDYTGAQTGVCYGRLGSNLPSPADVVALCKQNNIKRMRIYDPDHSTLQALAGSNIEVILGVPNTDLQNVAASQDNANNWVKNNVRNYPNVKFRYIAVGNEISPLACTAGCPDFVLPAIRNIFNAISAAGLGNQIKVSTAVETGLVGNSFPPSAGTFQPQVQKFINPIVQFLASKGAPLLVNVYPYFVYIGNPGSIALDYALFTASGITLPDGVKYQNLFDAILDAIYSALERAGGSSVEIVVSETGWPSAGGGQATSIDNARTYNNNLIKHVNGSSGTPKRPRRAIETYIFDLFDEDQKSPEYEKHFGLFLPNKKRKYPISF from the exons ATGCATCTTCCTTCATACCCTTTCTGTAAAAGGGGTGCTCAATTTGTAGCTCATCAAGTAGTACTGGAATATTGCTTGTTTCATTATCCATGGCTGGTGAAAAACAACAATTCTGAATTCACGGCCACTATGTTTGTTATTGGGCTGCTGTTACTTGCAACACTTGATTATACAG GGGCTCAAACAGGCGTTTGTTATGGAAGGCTTGGGAGTAATCTTCCATCTCCAGCAGATGTTGTAGCCCTTTGCAAACAGAACAACATCAAAAGAATGCGAATCTACGATCCTGATCACTCCACACTTCAAGCCCTAGCAGGTTCAAATATTGAAGTCATTCTTGGGGTTCCCAACACTGATCTTCAGAATGTTGCTGCAAGCCAAGATAATGCAAATAATTGGGTCAAAAACAATGTAAGGAATTATCCTAATGTCAAATTCAGGTACATTGCAGTTGGAAATGAAATCAGCCCACTAGCATGCACGGCTGGGTGCCCAGACTTTGTTCTCCCTGCCATCCGAAACATCTTCAACGCAATTTCTGCAGCTGGGCTAGGAAACCAGATCAAAGTTTCCACTGCAGTTGAAACTGGACTAGTTGGAAATAGTTTTCCTCCATCAGCTGGCACTTTCCAACCTCAAGTCCAAAAGTTTATCAATCCCATAGTTCAGTTCTTAGCTAGCAAAGGCGCCCCATTACTCGTTAACGTGTATCCATACTTTGTCTACATAGGCAATCCCGGGAGCATAGCTCTTGACTATGCTCTTTTTACTGCTTCGGGCATTACCCTACCAGATGGTGTAAAGTATCAAAATCTTTTTGATGCTATCTTGGATGCAATATACTCGGCCCTCGAAAGGGCCGGAGGGTCATCTGTCGAAATTGTTGTATCAGAGACAGGCTGGCCATCAGCTGGAGGTGGACAAGCTACATCAATTGACAATGCCAGGACTTACAACAATAACCTGATTAAGCATGTCAATGGAAGTTCTGGAACCCCAAAAAGGCCTAGAAGAGCTATTGAGACTTACATTTTTGATTTGTTTGATGAAGACCAAAAGAGTCCAGAATATGAGAAGCATTTTGGGCTCTTTCTTCCAAATAAGAAGCGAAAGTACCCAATCAGTTTCTAA
- the LOC113776529 gene encoding glutathione S-transferase U21-like isoform X2, with protein sequence MDEVWRDKNPFMPSDPIRKAQARFWADFVDKKVFTVGRKTWATKGEDLEAANMEFIETYKILEGELGDKPYFGGANFGNDICGNV encoded by the exons ATGGATGAAGTATGGCGGGATAAAAATCCTTTCATGCCATCTGACCCCATCAGGAAAGCTCAAGCCAGGTTCTGGGCTGACTTTGTTGATAAAAAG GTTTTTACTGTAGGAAGAAAAACTTGGGCTACAAAGGGAGAAGATCTGGAGGCAGCTAATATGGAATTCATAGAGACCTACAAAATTTTGGAAGGAGAACTTGGAGACAAGCCTTActttggaggtgcaaactttgG GAATGATATTTGTGGCAATGTTTAA
- the LOC113775319 gene encoding protein IQ-DOMAIN 14: MAKKRGWFSFVKRLFIPETKPKNEKKSNRLGWIFGRLKFKQYPEIAAPQKTLSEATEEQRKRVLAVANATAAAAEAAVAAANAAAEVVKLTNLPREVERRRRNLAAIKIQSSYRRHLARKALSAMKGLVKLQAVVRGEIVRRKVVPRLKCLPSLAKTELQMCRIRVPLFDKDLTDGEWMQTLSPKRSVKFEELKLHGNRNMSWDLSLVTKEEMDALWFKKQEATMKRERMKKYSYSHREIRNDQILQESMKKENGRHSSRFNQWNEVNLLERGEKERSRSFAHPNVFAGDTDKIRQLKLKSSASKQDSTEPVINSPFSLPRRSFCHVKQKSIGDDSSLPNSPMFPTYMATTESAKAKTRSVSTPKQRLLLSESFSGQHSPYKVRLSSWRSLNGEINNCNRKSGIFQPPQTNSRAFRWD, translated from the exons ATGGCAAAGAAAAGAGGCTGGTTTTCTTTTGTGAAAAGACTTTTTATTCCAGAGACGAAACCAAAGAATGAGAAG AAATCAAATAGATTGGGATGGATATTTGGAAGGCTCAAGTTCAAACAGTACCCTGAAATTGCGGCACCCCAGAAGACACTGAGTGAGGCAACAGAAGAACAGAGAAAGCGTGTCCTTGCTGTTGCTAATGCAACCGCAGCTGCAGCAGAGGCGGCAGTTGCTGCTGCCAATGCTGCAGCTGAGGTTGTCAAGCTCACGAATCTCCCTCGTGAAGTTGAAAGGAGGAGAAGAAACTTGGCTGCCATCAAAATTCAAAGTTCATATCGTAGACATTTG GCAAGGAAAGCGTTAAGTGCAATGAAGGGACTTGTGAAGCTTCAAGCAGTGGTACGTGGAGAAATTGTGAGAAGAAAAGTTGTCCCCAGATTGAAATGTTTGCCATCACTTGCAAAGACAGAGCTACAAATGTGTCGAATTCGAGTTCCACTTTTCGATAAAGATCTTACTGATGGGGAATGGATGCAAACTCTTAGCCCCAAAAGAAGTGTGAAATTTGAAGAACTAAAA CTTCATGGCAACAGAAACATGAGCTGGGATTTGAGCTTGGtaacaaaggaagaaatggacGCCTTGTGGTTCAAGAAGCAAGAAGCTACTATGAAAAGGGAGCGCATGAAGAAATACTCATATTCACATCGG GAGATTAGAAATGATCAAATCCTACAAGAATcaatgaagaaagaaaatggaaggcaTAGCAGCCGATTTAATCAATGGAATGAAGTCAATCTTTTGGaaagaggagaaaaagaaagatcaCGATCATTTGCACATCCAAATGTTTTTGCGGGTGACACAGATAAAATTAGACAACTCAAACTGAAAAGTAGTGCAAGCAAGCAGGATTCAACAGAACCAGTTATCAATTCCCCCTTTTCACTACCAAGGAGGTCATTTTGTCatgtaaaacaaaaatcaattGGAGATGACAGCTCTTTACCAAATTCTCCTATGTTCCCAACTTACATGGCTACGACAGAATCTGCAAAAGCAAAGACCAGATCTGTGAGCACACCAAAACAAAGGCTTTTGTTATCTGAATCATTCTCAGGTCAGCATTCTCCATACAAGGTCAGGCTTTCTTCATGGCGTTCACTCAATGGAGAAATAAACAACTGTAATAGAAAGAGTGGCATTTTTCAGCCGCCGCAAACAAATTCGAGAGCATTTCGTTGGGATTAA
- the LOC113772826 gene encoding glucan endo-1,3-beta-glucosidase, acidic-like, with protein MVSAKPQSRAIMILLGLLIIATLDFTGAQTGVCYGRLGSRLPSPADVVALCKQNNIRRMRIYDPHRPTLQALGGSNVELILGVPNTDLQNIAASQASANNWVHNNVRNYPNVRFRYIAVGNEVSPLRDTAQYTRFLLPAMQNIYNAISAAGLGNQVKVSTAVETGLVGQSYPPSAGIFRQEVRSFINPIVQFLARNRAPLLVNVYPYFAYTGNPRDISLQYALFTSSGIVTPDGVRYQNLFDALVDATYSALEKAGGLSIEIVVSESGWPSAGGQATSIDNARTYNSNLIEHVTGGSGTPKRPRRNIETYIFALFDEDQKSPEYEKHFGLFLPNRQPKYQITF; from the exons ATGGTTAGTGCAAAACCACAATCCAGGGCCATTATGATTTTGCTTGGCCTGCTGATAATAGCTACCCTTGATTTCACAG GAGCTCAGACTGGGGTTTGCTATGGAAGGCTGGGTAGCAGATTGCCATCTCCAGCAGATGTTGTGGCCCTATGCAAACAGAACAACATCAGAAGAATGCGAATCTACGATCCACATCGGCCAACCCTTCAAGCCCTTGGAGGATCAAACGTTGAGCTCATACTGGGGGTCCCTAATACTGATCTTCAGAACATTGCTGCTAGCCAAGCTAGTGCCAATAATTGGGTCCACAACAATGTCAGAAACTATCCTAATGTCAGGTTCAGGTACATTGCAGTTGGAAATGAAGTCAGTCCGCTGAGAGACACAGCTCAGTACACAAGATTTCTTCTCCCTGCCATGCAAAACATCTATAATGCAATTTCTGCAGCAGGGCTAGGAAACCAGGTTAAAGTTTCCACTGCTGTTGAAACTGGACTAGTTGGACAGAGCTATCCTCCATCAGCTGGAATATTCAGACAAGAAGTTCGATCATTTATCAATCCCATCGTTCAGTTCTTAGCAAGAAACCGTGCCCCTTTACTTGTTAACGTGTATCCATACTTTGCATACACAGGCAATCCCAGAGACATTAGTCTTCAGTATGCCCTTTTTACATCTTCTGGCATTGTTACACCAGATGGTGTAAGGTACCAAAATCTTTTCGATGCTCTTGTGGATGCTACATACTCGGCACTTGAAAAGGCAGGAGGATTATCTATTGAAATTGTTGTATCAGAGAGTGGTTGGCCATCAGCAGGAGGACAAGCAACATCAATAGATAATGCCAGAACTTACAACAGTAACTTGATTGAGCATGTGACAGGGGGATCAGGAACTCCAAAAAGGCCCCGAAGAAATATTGAAACATACATTTTTGCTTTGTTTGATGAAGATCAAAAGAGTCCAGAATATGAGAAGCATTTTGGACTCTTTCTGCCAAATAGGCAACCAAAGTACCAGATCACTTTCTGA
- the LOC113776530 gene encoding probable glutathione S-transferase parC, with amino-acid sequence MGEAREEVILLDFWTSMYGMRARVALEEKEIKYEHKQEDLIGNKSELLLRMNPIHKTIPVLIHDGKPVCESLIAVEYIDEVWKGKASLLPSDPYERAQARFWADFLDKKVYEYGRQVTWSRKGEEPEAAKIGLTNSIKTLEEEALGDKLYFGGDKFGYLDVVVIGLCSWLHTYEIICNFNAATECPKLVAWAKRCMERDSVSKSLPEPKKLYEAILGFKKVFGLD; translated from the exons ATGGGTGAGGCAAGAGAGGAGGTAATTCTTCTAGACTTTTGGACTAGCATGTATGGCATGAGGGCAAGAGTTGCactagaagaaaaagaaatcaagTACGAGCACAAACAAGAGGATCtaattggcaacaaaagtgagTTGCTCTTGAGGATGAATCCAATTCACAAGACAATCCCGGTTCTGATTCACGATGGAAAACCCGTTTGTGAATCCCTCATTGCAGTGGAATACATTGATGAGGTGTGGAAAGGTAAAGCTTCACTCTTGCCTTCTGATCCTTATGAGAGAGCTCAAGCCAGGTTTTGGGCTGATTTTCTTGACAAAAAG GTTTATGAATACGGTCGTCAAGTCACCTGGTCAAGAAAAGGAGAAGAGCCAGAAGCAGCAAAGATTGGCTTGACAAACTCCATTAAGACGCTGGAGGAGGAAGCCCTTGGAGACAAACTTTATTTTGGGGGTGACAAGTTCGGGTATCTTGACGTTGTTGTCATTGGACTCTGCAGTTGGCTACACACCTATGAGATTATCTGCAACTTTAATGCGGCGACTGAGTGCCCAAAGCTGGTGGCATGGGCTAAGAGATGCATGGAAAGGGATAGTGTCTCCAAGTCTCTTCCTGAACCCAAGAAGCTCTATGAAGCCATTTTGGGATTTAAGAAGGTTTTTGGACTTGACTAA